The Pseudomonadota bacterium genome has a segment encoding these proteins:
- a CDS encoding DRTGG domain-containing protein, producing MTLKEVQDILNAEVICGEHLLDREVKTAFACDLISEMLSFASSDTLLITSLTNPHVIHTAEVMDAIGVVFVGGKKPSEDIINNLDHGNIPLLSTPLLIFNACGLLFSNGVEGCTRGKAW from the coding sequence TATCTTGAATGCTGAAGTAATCTGTGGAGAGCATCTACTGGACCGGGAAGTAAAGACAGCTTTCGCATGCGATCTTATCAGCGAAATGCTCTCCTTTGCCAGCTCTGATACCCTTCTCATTACTTCCCTTACAAACCCGCATGTAATTCATACAGCAGAGGTGATGGATGCCATAGGCGTGGTTTTCGTGGGTGGCAAAAAACCCTCAGAGGACATTATTAACAATCTCGATCACGGAAACATTCCCCTTTTGTCAACCCCTTTGCTGATATTTAACGCCTGTGGTTTACTGTTTTCAAACGGGGTTGAGGGATGCACGAGAGGAAAGGCGTGGTAA